One Gossypium arboreum isolate Shixiya-1 chromosome 13, ASM2569848v2, whole genome shotgun sequence genomic window, TTTGCATTTGTTTTCGTAATGCCATTTTGGATGGTTACAGGATAGCTTTGATCTTCCATCGGATTACTTTTCCCAGTTGCCGAACGATCTTCGTTTAGACGTAAGATGAATTTTGATGACCCTTTTGGATATAATTAACAATGTTTCTTTTTGGTGGGGGGTTATGGGTTTTTTAAAGCAGGTAAAAAAATTGATGGTGTTTGTGGGTGTTGTAAATGTGTGTTTTAGTTGAATGATGCTGCTTTTGATCTTTCAAATGGACCTGTGATTGATGAGGTTAGTTATCTTTACTctttgttttggttgcttaatTTCTTCAATTAAAATTTCAGTCTTCAAAATTCTTTTGAGATTATTTGAAAAAGGATGAATTGCAGGATTATATAGAAAGATTAAACCATATATGCTTTGCTAGAAAGGATTCTGGAATATGGTTTTGAGAAATGGGTGTTGTTTCCTTATTGAGAGTCTCATTGTTAATGACTCCAATTGTGTATCATATACATAGGATGCAAACAATGGCTTCTTATCTAGTTATCTTCTTGTTAATGATCTTGTCCCACGTCGATTAATTCTTAGATTTCCCAAGGTCATGTATTCGAGTTCTGTGTGTTATGTTCTTCCTGTCTGAATTCATGTGAGGTTGTTAGCGTATAGGCCATCATCGCTCTTGTTAATTTACACGAGAGAAATGTTATATCACATCTATTATGTCCTGGGTTGCCTGTGATCTTGTATTCAGACTGTGCCTATGTGATCTTGTATTCAGACTGTGCCTATCTACCTTTTTTGCCAATTGGTTTTAAATTGTAGACTAAAACACGGTTTTAGGTTGAATGCTTAACACTGATGTGTCATTTCTAGTTCATGACATCCCTCATTTGTAGATATCCACCATTACTAAGTCTAAGTTCACATAATTTGATGCCTGAACCAATTTGGGGAACAATCCTTATTCTCTATCTTGCTTTCAGGAATTGTACAAAATGTTCAATCAACGATAGGAATTTTTTTTAGTGGCTTGTACAAGTTTCGATATCGACTATACAGTGTTGTTGATAACCTTTTTGTTACGAACCAGAATAAAACCGGTCATAAGGAACTTATCTTTTTGAATGATCTTTTTCAGTGTGGTATGGAGTTGGGAAAAACATTATTAAATCTCTCAAGAGCTTGGGAGTCAGCTGATACATCAACTTCGTATGCATTAGCAAGCAAGGTCCCGTTGCTTGCCAACTCTTTGACTGACAGCGCAAAATCAGGTAAGAAAAAGGCATCTGCAAATGACATCAAAATATCAATCTTAGATAAATTTATTTCTGAAATCTTGTTTGTTTCCAACTATTTGCTGCTTTTAGCATTTGGAAGGCGATTGGTAGCTGCTGGAAGAAGGTTCCAGGCTATGGGACAGTATGGTCAAGGCGAACTTCAAAAGGTATTTCGAGTAACCCGGAAATAGATACCTTTTGTTGTATCGTTGTCAATTTTATGAGCCTATATTATTCCAATTCTTCATTTTCCTTGAAAACTTCCATTTCCAACGAATGTAGATTTGGAGGTATGATCCTCTAAATGTAAGGAAAGCTTCGAAAAATTCCATATTACCTGTATCTGGTACCGAGTCTATGGAACATAGTCATGCACATTCTAACTTATTTTCATACAGATTGAAGAGATACTGAACTATTTATTGTAGCTCAAGATCAAGAAACAAGGAAATTGCACAGAGGACCTCAACCTCAACTCAGATCACGAGTCCCATGTCAAAAAGTTTTCTTGAGATTTTTAACCCCAACCCTAGAAAACTCTTATATTGTCTTAAAATTTGAATAAGATTCACATTGAACCATTGTAGATAGCAAAAGCAATGAATGCAGCTGGAAAACTTCTGTCTGCAAGTTCAATGTCTGCAACAACTGAAGAACAACCAAAAACGGAAACTAGAATGTTTAAGGTAGATGGAATTTCTCCACTTGTTCTAGAACATATATTCAGTTGAATGCACCTAAAGTAATTATTGAGTAGAAGTTGTTTTCCACTTGCAGTTTGGAGAACTTCAGGTTGAGGTAACATCGGAGAAAGCTAACATTGGAGCTGCAATAGGTTTCGTTTTCGGGTAAACATCTCATTCATGCTGTAATTTCTATTAAATATATCCTAAAACAATGTTAAATAACAGCTCTTACAAATTGAAAATTCCAGGAATCTTTCATGGCAAATAGCTCAGGGCATCCAAAGCATTCCGGAGAGTTCATTGGAATATGCAAATGACAATGCTCTGCTTCTAGCTAAGGTGCCTGAAAACTCTCTCGTAACAGTTAAACTGTTGCTATTGATACTAAAACTTGAAACTCTATGATGCAGTCATTAAGAGGAGCACTACTTGCAGTTTTCTATTCATCCACAATCTTGTCCGTTTTCACCACCATTGGACTTCTCTTACTTGGAAGACAACTAAAGTCCGAGGGAAAGTAACCTTCTTCAAGCTTTCTTGCACCAATTTTACTTGTGAGTTGGCTAGACTTGACAATGAGCTTCCACCAGGAATAATGGCATCAAGGATCAGGAAGGCTGCTATTCGGCCTGTCCTTCAAAATTACCAGATTCCAACTTGTTGCTGATTTCTGGTTAGTCATCTGGGTTATACATTTCCACGTCAACAAAAGAGATTTTGGCATATAAGCTGCCAATGTTTCTCACAGTTCGATTTTAACTTGTAGAATAACTCTCTATTAGCCTACTTTATTTGGATATTATTTGTAAGGGTCTTTGGTTTAATATTGGGACTTGAGTGCAGATGTTACCATCTAAAGTAGATGCAAATCGAAATAGTAACAAGCAGATAATGAATTGAGATATTAGATAAATTGAGTTCAAAAATTAGGATCTTTCAAACATTAGTAATATCCACCCGACTATCATCCCCAAGAAAGAAGAGATTATAATAAGAGCAAGATGACTAATACATCTACGGTAAACAAACCATTTAAATTAATCTTAGGCCTATCTATCTAAATCATTGTACAATGATCTTCCCACTTCACTGTTGCTAAAACTATCAATGCATCCACCCTTTGTCTAGAAATCTTTACAAGTTATGTGGGCCACAGGGGGTGCTAAACAATCATATCTACTGACAAAATTGAAAGTTACAACAGTGCCATTCACCACCGGCTGTGATATCGATGGCTACTATACCGAGATGAATAATCCAGGTAGCTGTTGTCCCATCTTTCATCGGTCTCATATTCAAATCCATGAGCTCTTGGAGAATATCTTGAACCGTAGGAGCCATGActaccaaaatcttcatataccAAGGGGCTCCTTCTACCCCTCTCATAATACGACCTTCCCGAGGTGGGGCTTCGTGGCCTTGGAATAGGATCTCTTGGACTGTTAAAACCGTATGGTGAATCATAATTACCATACCTTGGGGGATAGGATGAACTAACTCTGGAGTCAACTCCGGGAACGCCTTCATCTTCATAATCACTAAAATACCTTCGTTCCAGCCCTCTGCTGCCAGATTCAGAAGAATGGTTCACTCTATGGTGCGACTGTGACCTACTCTTGAATGATTCAGAACTTCGACTAGGAGCCCAAAGTTTTTCATCTGCCTCAACAGGGATTGGTGCATTTATGCCTGGAAATTCAACTGTCATTTTCATCCGTGGTTCAGGCTGCTGCACCATCTCAGCAATTTCTCCATCTTCCTGTCCTTCATCGACTTCGGCATCAGCATATATTGTAATTCCAGATGGCTCATCCTCGTCAGGGGCTGAAAATTTTAGAGATGGTCAATTTAAAGTAGCATGAGAAAATAATAAGTCAATGTTTAAGCTGCTAACGCATAATTTAAATTGGCATACAATGGTTCAATCTAGATACGGTGGTTAGAGATCAGAAGATGCGAATTTAAGAGCAAACTATAAGGGGAAGCCATTTTTATTTGTGGCCtggaattcaataaaatttgtaGACTTCGCGTCTTTTCCTCTACCAAACACTTTGCttccatattttattttcttgatgCTTAAGATGTGGGGCCCTTAGGACGTTGTCCTAATTATTTGCAGCAACTAGTAAATGTTTATTGGTCAACCCCTCATCTTTATCTCTAAACCATGACACATTATGTATCTCAAACTATTTATCACACAAGACAACTGAAACAGTTGGGGCAAATGGCATGGCCCTTAAGAGAAAGCAGACTGCAATTTCTTCCAATCGTGATTATTTACCAATAACGTTTCAAGGCAACAACTTCAAATATGGTTGAAAGTCTATAGATCAGATGTGTTTAGTTACCTAGATATCCCGGTGGGTACCCAATTTCTCGCATTCTATTAAGCCACGGTGGAGGGTCGAACTCCTGTGGAAGCAAATGAATAAGGAATTTTAATTCTCAAGGGAAAAGGCAGTCCCAATTCCATCATTATCTATGGATGAATATATTAACAAAAAAGAGAAACAACTTAAACAGTTATTACTATCGAATTAAACATAAAGGCATAACTAGAGATATGGCAATATTTCATGTTTAGCCAGAAAGTTTCTGCTTTTCCATCAAAGGAGAGAATGTTTTTTGTTAGCTGTGTAGAAATAAGCCAATAGTCCATGCCCATTATGCGCAACAAGAGAGAATGTGTTTGTTAGTGATGTAGATTAAGAACAAAAGGAAAAGGCAGAATATGTTCATTAGCTAATACTTGGCACAAGTTAATGGAGTCAACATGCTTGGTATTAATGCTAATCATACAATTGAGAAAATAAAACGAAAGCAAGAGAAAAAACTTTTGGAACTTCAGCACTGGGCTCAAAATCAAGTTGATTTCCAATATATTTGGGTCTATCATTAGGTACCACAAAAAGGGGGCAGGGGGAGTTGTCATGGAATGGAAGGAGAGTATTACCCCAAGGCCTAATAGTTGTCGTGTTTCAGCACCAAGAACACCAGGCTTTAGATCATCATACTTTCCACCTTGAGAGTTCTGATAATAGCGAGTTGCATTGCGAGAAGCAGCACTCTGATTACGTTTGGACTTTTGGTGTTGCTTTCGAGCATTGTTGACAGCAACATTGTCACGAGGCTTTGGGCATTGCTTCAGGGAATGACTATAAGAACCACAGTTGAAACAACGGGAAGCCTCGTCTTTTATCTCCAGGCCTCTACAAGTTGCAACATTAACAGGTAAGAGAACATTGAACATTTAAGGTGGAAGGGCAAACATAGAAGTAGGAGAGCCACGCAGGCCACAAGCTGCACCATGCTTATAGTAACATCAACCAAACTAACAGACTActttttttggaaaatttaatataatttattggCAAGAAAAAGGTTTCCTTGCTACGATTTCTATTTTGTATTTAATAATTACAACTGGTGATCAGTATATTAACTGATTAAACTGTCAACATACCACTGCTATATTTATTTGTGCAATGGAGATTGCTGCATTTAGATTGCCATAACTGAACAAAACAAAATTTACTAACAAAAACAAGAGGAACTTGCTAAAGCAGTTAAAGTTGACTCTGATTTCCAAAACCCACATCCAATGTATCAATCTGACCAACCAAACATTCACATACTTTGGGATAAAAAATACAGCTGCTAAATGAGTCAGCATTGCACATGCAATAAAGCAACAATAAGAATGAGCAAGAGCATAGATAAGTCGAAACAATGAAATAAATGGCAACTTGCATGCAATTTTTTTGGAAGAGTTTGTATGCATGCATCTATTCTAAGCACACAATTGTTTTggatgctattgtgaactataAAAGAGCAGTCATGAAAGTGCAAGCGCATAAAATAGGCCCTTCAATCTTATAACAAACTAGCATGTCATTATCCATTTATATGGCGAACAATATTACAAAAAACACAAATGATACTTACCCTTCCAAATTACTTGAAGCATCTGCTGAAGTCAAACCCATTGCAAACCCACGATCATAAAGTGGCACAATATTACCATCCAGAGGGATGAACTCCATATCATGCAGATTCCTTCTTTGATCGTCAATCCAGAATGACTACAAATCCAATAAAAAACAAAACTAATATATTGAGAGAATACAATAAACTCTAGCGCAAGAATCAGCCCTTTTAAAACAGAAATTGCAGATCTCAAGAAACTTTAATGtgcataaaatttataattattaggATTGAAATGTCAGATCCCTTTTTCAAGAGAAAGGAATTTgctcatg contains:
- the LOC108462592 gene encoding uncharacterized protein LOC108462592 isoform X2, whose translation is MSSCSSSSFSLLKPLTFPSTPCPSPALLFHNNPIYIPFKTTSNHSKTLHLSKRLTIPFALTESDSPKSLQPDLQTLLQQLADSFDLPSDYFSQLPNDLRLDLNDAAFDLSNGPVIDECGMELGKTLLNLSRAWESADTSTSYALASKVPLLANSLTDSAKSAFGRRLVAAGRRFQAMGQYGQGELQKIAKAMNAAGKLLSASSMSATTEEQPKTETRMFKFGELQVEVTSEKANIGAAIGFVFGNLSWQIAQGIQSIPESSLEYANDNALLLAKSLRGALLAVFYSSTILSVFTTIGLLLLGRQLKSEGK
- the LOC108462592 gene encoding uncharacterized protein LOC108462592 isoform X1; its protein translation is MSSCSSSSFSLLKPLTFPSTPCPSPALLFHNNPIYIPFKTTSNHSKTLHLSKRLTIPFALTESDSPKSLQPDLQTLLQQLADSFDLPSDYFSQLPNDLRLDLNDAAFDLSNGPVIDECGMELGKTLLNLSRAWESADTSTSYALASKVPLLANSLTDSAKSAFGRRLVAAGRRFQAMGQYGQGELQKLKIKKQGNCTEDLNLNSDHESHIAKAMNAAGKLLSASSMSATTEEQPKTETRMFKFGELQVEVTSEKANIGAAIGFVFGNLSWQIAQGIQSIPESSLEYANDNALLLAKSLRGALLAVFYSSTILSVFTTIGLLLLGRQLKSEGK
- the LOC108463877 gene encoding uncharacterized protein LOC108463877 isoform X2; this translates as MNESNTSVGGQDFITLPASSNSMSGSESGELRDVDDGLHQVDSQPNNAEAKDGEVKAEILQLNEGDIRNPQNNLIVEAKVDNTLAGDSSDMEISDEITEVLRVEKKLDEVSSGAHSESFKVEEKLDGSSMSTKKRCLDLENGSPIQNHTMDAVVKRPRMTFDDQQPSIRIVYNFLTRASKQKLEELLQKWSEWQAEHGSSLQENELTESGEKTYFPALRVGADKLSAVSFWIDDQRRNLHDMEFIPLDGNIVPLYDRGFAMGLTSADASSNLEGGLEIKDEASRCFNCGSYSHSLKQCPKPRDNVAVNNARKQHQKSKRNQSAASRNATRYYQNSQGGKYDDLKPGVLGAETRQLLGLGEFDPPPWLNRMREIGYPPGYLAPDEDEPSGITIYADAEVDEGQEDGEIAEMVQQPEPRMKMTVEFPGINAPIPVEADEKLWAPSRSSESFKSRSQSHHRVNHSSESGSRGLERRYFSDYEDEGVPGVDSRVSSSYPPRYGNYDSPYGFNSPRDPIPRPRSPTSGRSYYERGRRSPLVYEDFGSHGSYGSRYSPRAHGFEYETDERWDNSYLDYSSRYSSHRYHSRW
- the LOC108463877 gene encoding uncharacterized protein LOC108463877 isoform X1, which encodes MNESNTSVGGQDFITLPASSNSMSGSESGELRDVDDGLHQVDSQPNNAEAKDGEVKAEILQLNEGDIRNPQNNLIVEAKVDNTLAGDSSDMEISDEITEVLRVEKKLDEVSSGAHSESFKVEEKLDGSSMSTKKRCLDLENGSPIQNHTMDGISVVKRPRMTFDDQQPSIRIVYNFLTRASKQKLEELLQKWSEWQAEHGSSLQENELTESGEKTYFPALRVGADKLSAVSFWIDDQRRNLHDMEFIPLDGNIVPLYDRGFAMGLTSADASSNLEGGLEIKDEASRCFNCGSYSHSLKQCPKPRDNVAVNNARKQHQKSKRNQSAASRNATRYYQNSQGGKYDDLKPGVLGAETRQLLGLGEFDPPPWLNRMREIGYPPGYLAPDEDEPSGITIYADAEVDEGQEDGEIAEMVQQPEPRMKMTVEFPGINAPIPVEADEKLWAPSRSSESFKSRSQSHHRVNHSSESGSRGLERRYFSDYEDEGVPGVDSRVSSSYPPRYGNYDSPYGFNSPRDPIPRPRSPTSGRSYYERGRRSPLVYEDFGSHGSYGSRYSPRAHGFEYETDERWDNSYLDYSSRYSSHRYHSRW